In a genomic window of Methanogenium sp. S4BF:
- the argC gene encoding N-acetyl-gamma-glutamyl-phosphate reductase, whose translation MEIAIIGASGFTGGELIRLLAGHSEGDVVCATSRKLAGTAVAATHPYLRGFTDLEYTNPDVGDIDADVAFLAVPHTAAMQYAGSLMEQGIRTIDLSADYRLPKEIYEKVYGVEHTDYHAVPYGLPELHRNDIPGALFVANPGCFPTGATLAAAPLAKRAHTIIYDSKSGVSGAGVSPSVTNMYTSVGDNLTAYKLTAHRHVAEMRQEMAFLGSSASVHFTPHLLPVNRGILTTAHILLDEPITQEEADALYQEYYGREYFVRLQSPSLSGVRGSNFCDVAVEVEEGGMRVVAVSAIDNLVKGASGQAIQNMNLMCGCAEPDGLMVVPLQP comes from the coding sequence ATGGAAATTGCGATCATCGGAGCCTCCGGTTTTACCGGCGGAGAGCTCATCCGCCTCCTTGCCGGTCATTCCGAAGGAGACGTGGTCTGTGCAACCTCCCGGAAGCTTGCGGGAACAGCGGTCGCTGCGACCCACCCGTACCTGAGGGGATTTACCGACCTGGAGTATACGAACCCTGATGTGGGTGATATCGATGCGGATGTTGCCTTCCTCGCCGTGCCGCATACTGCCGCAATGCAGTATGCCGGCTCCCTGATGGAACAGGGAATCAGGACCATCGACCTCTCGGCAGACTACCGCCTGCCGAAGGAGATCTATGAGAAGGTATACGGTGTCGAGCATACGGATTATCATGCCGTGCCCTACGGTCTGCCCGAACTGCACCGAAACGATATCCCCGGAGCTCTCTTTGTGGCAAATCCGGGCTGTTTCCCTACCGGTGCGACTCTTGCGGCAGCGCCCCTTGCGAAACGGGCCCACACCATCATCTATGACTCCAAGAGCGGTGTCTCCGGCGCAGGTGTCTCCCCTTCGGTCACCAATATGTATACCAGTGTCGGCGACAATCTCACTGCGTATAAGCTGACCGCCCACCGCCATGTAGCAGAGATGCGCCAGGAGATGGCATTTCTGGGCTCATCTGCCTCTGTGCACTTCACTCCGCATCTCCTGCCGGTGAACCGGGGCATCCTTACGACCGCCCACATCCTGCTCGACGAGCCAATAACACAGGAGGAGGCAGATGCCCTCTATCAGGAGTACTATGGGCGCGAGTACTTTGTGCGCCTCCAGTCACCATCCCTTTCCGGTGTCCGTGGCAGCAACTTCTGCGATGTGGCAGTTGAGGTTGAGGAAGGCGGTATGCGGGTGGTCGCAGTCTCTGCAATTGACAACCTGGTGAAAGGCGCCTCCGGGCAGGCAATCCAGAATATGAACCTGATGTGCGGGTGCGCTGAACCTGATGGCCTGATGGTCGTCCCGCTCCAGCCCTGA
- a CDS encoding ADP-ribosylglycohydrolase family protein → MLSRYRGCMLGAAIGDALGMPQETLPPSLSRLGEGYGKPLRRHPNEGLRPGQFTDDTQMMLCAAELLGEGIFTPDEYGKRLAAMHARRRLRFPDGTVSTACARITAGMADSGRSSTTSGCMALAVPFALACKNGDEMRERLKAACEVTHTHPAAYGATISYALFLRAVMHRHPDPFRVAEEIAGEYDAQLAGSIRNARALEKEGLSLETALISVGNDVAVYHTYPLALFLIARLGHDEAFLPVATHVGGNTDTIGFICGSWLGAAMGTAAFTSDLVMQLEDQTYIEETAELLFDVVSGKN, encoded by the coding sequence ATGCTCAGCAGGTACAGGGGATGCATGCTGGGTGCTGCCATCGGTGATGCACTGGGGATGCCTCAGGAGACGCTGCCCCCCTCTCTCTCGCGTCTGGGGGAGGGCTATGGAAAACCGCTGCGCCGCCACCCAAACGAGGGCCTCCGGCCGGGCCAGTTTACCGATGATACCCAGATGATGCTGTGTGCGGCCGAACTGTTAGGGGAAGGGATATTCACTCCGGATGAATACGGAAAACGACTGGCCGCCATGCATGCGAGGAGACGGCTGCGGTTCCCGGACGGCACGGTTTCAACCGCGTGTGCACGCATCACTGCCGGGATGGCGGACTCCGGCCGCAGTTCTACCACAAGCGGGTGCATGGCCCTTGCGGTCCCGTTTGCCCTGGCCTGCAAAAACGGTGATGAGATGCGCGAGCGTCTGAAGGCCGCCTGCGAGGTAACGCACACCCACCCTGCTGCCTATGGCGCCACCATCTCCTATGCCCTCTTTCTGCGTGCGGTTATGCACCGGCACCCGGATCCCTTCCGCGTGGCAGAAGAGATTGCAGGTGAGTATGACGCCCAGCTCGCCGGGTCCATCAGAAATGCCCGTGCCCTGGAGAAAGAGGGACTCTCGCTGGAGACTGCACTGATCTCTGTGGGGAATGATGTCGCAGTGTATCATACATATCCCTTAGCGCTCTTCCTGATTGCCCGTCTGGGGCACGATGAGGCGTTTTTGCCGGTTGCCACCCATGTCGGCGGCAACACTGACACCATTGGATTTATCTGTGGTTCATGGCTTGGTGCAGCAATGGGGACCGCTGCATTCACGAGCGATCTGGTGATGCAGCTGGAGGATCAGACCTATATTGAGGAAACTGCAGAACTGCTCTTTGACGTAGTTTCAGGAAAGAATTAA
- a CDS encoding helix-turn-helix domain-containing protein, translating to MFSARVFETDFRTALEEELERRGMSIKELAGMVGISAATLYKITSGDRDPRFSLVKAIADALDPKEKDFVAVIAAKFLLDELQSVKYTIGDTTYRIHGYSANTMEEVIIAAVRAEKDGAIGIICAPILTTLVERIVDVPVAIIRPSPDAYRAAFESLVRRRE from the coding sequence ATGTTTTCGGCCCGGGTATTTGAGACAGATTTCAGGACGGCACTGGAAGAAGAGCTTGAGCGCCGGGGGATGAGTATAAAGGAGCTGGCAGGGATGGTTGGTATCTCCGCTGCCACCCTCTATAAGATCACCTCCGGGGATCGCGACCCCCGCTTCTCCCTTGTAAAGGCAATCGCAGACGCCCTTGACCCAAAAGAGAAGGACTTTGTCGCCGTTATCGCTGCAAAGTTTCTCCTGGATGAACTCCAGTCGGTGAAGTATACGATAGGCGATACGACCTACCGCATCCACGGCTATAGCGCAAATACCATGGAAGAAGTGATCATCGCTGCCGTGCGGGCTGAAAAAGACGGCGCCATCGGGATCATCTGTGCACCGATTCTCACCACACTGGTGGAGCGTATCGTTGACGTACCGGTGGCCATCATCAGGCCCAGCCCGGATGCCTACCGGGCGGCCTTTGAATCGCTGGTCCGCCGCAGGGAATAA
- a CDS encoding helical backbone metal receptor — MNTKFLLFFLTLLIVPCIAVTAAAYPLTVGNAEVEDALGYLASCQQADGGFAEEGEESSPALSTWAILAIVSAGGDPDQWSRGGVSAGDYLRTVADETVAIDGTSETAKLVCTLVAAGEDPRNFEGHDFIALLQAKQQADGRYGEHIYTTNWAIIALSAAGKDVSGGVLWLKSQQNEDGGFGWTVGGESDCDDTASAIEALIAGGIPQDAPAIRDAVAYLKSRQQADGGFNYGGSSATNSASDAWVIQALVAAGEDPLTWTTATGNTPVSHLLSFQADEGYFRWTSVLTDLPCKMTATAIPALTGRPFPVIPVKGAVPVAPPEAAATPVPTEAPSVSAKDTPVFDSSADSRTITDDFGRELSLPAPPRRIVSLAPANTEILYALGLGDRVVGVTDYCNYPEAALGVDKVGGYSSVNIEKVLQAKPDLVIAAFGNTEEVITHLENLGITVLALNPASIEDVTDNILLVGEATWADDEAAAVVADMQARIDAVKTAVACADTTPSVVHMVWNDPIWVSGSGSFQDEMFAIAGATNAFSSVQGWEIVSMEEFIVTDPDVIIANSGAGMGGGNYDILYRYVTEEPRFQGLSAVQNDRVYLVDSDIIDRGSPRIVDALEVVARDIHPECFPEDNGAQPVPTQSPASFIGALAAVTVLGYCLGRQGK; from the coding sequence ATGAATACAAAATTCCTTCTTTTTTTTTTAACTCTTCTCATCGTTCCATGCATTGCGGTTACGGCTGCTGCCTATCCGCTTACGGTAGGGAACGCTGAGGTCGAAGATGCGCTTGGATATCTTGCTTCCTGCCAGCAGGCCGACGGCGGGTTTGCAGAAGAGGGGGAGGAGTCATCCCCGGCGCTCTCCACCTGGGCGATTCTTGCGATTGTCTCGGCCGGAGGCGACCCGGACCAGTGGTCCCGTGGCGGCGTTTCAGCTGGCGACTATCTCCGTACGGTGGCGGATGAAACCGTCGCTATTGACGGCACATCAGAGACGGCCAAACTCGTCTGCACTCTGGTCGCGGCAGGCGAAGATCCCCGCAATTTCGAAGGACATGACTTCATCGCCCTCCTGCAGGCAAAACAGCAGGCTGACGGCCGCTACGGCGAGCACATCTACACGACAAACTGGGCCATCATTGCCCTTTCTGCGGCTGGTAAGGATGTCTCTGGCGGTGTTTTGTGGCTGAAGAGCCAGCAGAATGAAGACGGCGGCTTTGGCTGGACCGTCGGGGGAGAGAGCGACTGTGATGACACTGCGTCAGCCATTGAGGCGCTCATCGCCGGCGGGATACCACAGGATGCCCCCGCCATCCGTGACGCGGTTGCTTACCTGAAATCCAGACAGCAGGCCGACGGCGGGTTCAACTACGGCGGATCGAGTGCGACCAACTCCGCCTCCGATGCATGGGTCATTCAGGCCCTTGTCGCGGCAGGCGAGGATCCCCTGACCTGGACGACGGCGACCGGCAATACGCCCGTTTCCCACCTCCTCTCATTCCAGGCAGATGAGGGGTATTTCCGGTGGACGTCTGTCCTCACCGATCTCCCCTGTAAGATGACTGCAACGGCCATTCCGGCACTGACCGGCAGGCCGTTTCCCGTCATTCCGGTGAAGGGTGCGGTGCCGGTTGCGCCGCCTGAAGCTGCAGCGACTCCGGTCCCCACCGAAGCACCGTCTGTTTCAGCCAAAGACACCCCCGTATTCGATTCATCAGCTGACAGCCGGACGATCACCGATGATTTCGGCCGCGAACTCTCCCTTCCGGCCCCGCCCCGGCGCATTGTCTCACTGGCACCGGCCAATACCGAGATACTCTATGCACTGGGCCTCGGCGACCGGGTGGTCGGCGTTACCGACTACTGCAACTACCCCGAAGCGGCGCTTGGCGTCGACAAGGTCGGCGGATACAGTTCGGTGAATATCGAGAAGGTGCTCCAGGCAAAACCAGACCTCGTCATCGCAGCGTTCGGCAACACCGAAGAGGTCATCACCCACCTGGAAAACCTTGGCATCACGGTCCTTGCCCTCAACCCAGCCTCCATCGAAGATGTGACGGACAATATTCTCCTCGTTGGTGAGGCGACCTGGGCAGATGACGAAGCGGCTGCCGTGGTGGCCGATATGCAGGCACGAATTGATGCCGTGAAGACAGCGGTTGCGTGTGCTGACACCACCCCGTCTGTCGTACATATGGTCTGGAATGACCCGATATGGGTCAGCGGCAGCGGTTCGTTTCAGGATGAGATGTTTGCAATTGCCGGAGCCACCAATGCCTTCTCGTCCGTACAGGGCTGGGAAATCGTGAGCATGGAGGAGTTCATCGTTACAGACCCGGATGTTATTATCGCGAACTCCGGTGCAGGCATGGGGGGGGGCAATTATGATATCCTCTATCGGTATGTCACCGAAGAACCCCGTTTCCAGGGCCTCAGCGCCGTTCAGAATGACCGGGTCTATCTGGTGGACTCAGACATCATTGACCGCGGCAGCCCGCGTATTGTAGACGCCCTTGAGGTGGTGGCACGCGATATCCATCCGGAGTGCTTCCCGGAGGATAACGGTGCTCAGCCGGTGCCGACACAGAGCCCTGCGTCATTCATCGGTGCACTGGCCGCTGTGACCGTGCTCGGGTACTGTCTTGGGAGGCAGGGGAAGTGA
- a CDS encoding PQQ-binding-like beta-propeller repeat protein, whose protein sequence is MSRLHVSVTAGILFAFLLIASPVMAGEWVPAGSDQPGFRIVDIAVSGDGAYSALTGNGGIILLTADGTECWRSPEGGYRSVCLSENASILAAGGDGLCVLDKNGTVCATVRSRNYLNDVTITADGSLIVAVADDETLRLYTPSGDLIRSTETGDDLVSVAISPDGTYIAGGTVTGNVVLFSDAGEERWSYGLSRQPVTAVALADGARTIAAVSADGAFALLSRAGALLWSGSAPHAGGVAVTADGATAALADRQGIRFMERDGTPAGQITGLDGSVAAAMDSNGRMVAMTDGTRISGFVPKVTAVAEETPLPEQSPGEAQPDITTGQTQPHEGEGPVPTSSPFPLLPAGVALILSLGCAGRGLRC, encoded by the coding sequence GTGAGCAGATTGCATGTGTCTGTCACTGCAGGCATTCTGTTTGCCTTTCTCCTTATCGCATCCCCGGTCATGGCAGGGGAGTGGGTGCCCGCCGGTTCGGATCAGCCGGGCTTTCGCATCGTCGATATAGCGGTTTCCGGAGACGGCGCATACAGCGCCCTTACGGGGAATGGCGGCATCATCCTCCTGACCGCAGACGGCACAGAGTGCTGGCGCAGTCCCGAGGGCGGCTACCGCTCTGTCTGTCTCTCCGAAAATGCGAGCATTCTTGCGGCAGGCGGTGACGGTCTGTGCGTGCTGGACAAAAACGGCACCGTTTGTGCAACCGTCCGGTCCAGAAACTATCTGAATGATGTCACTATAACGGCGGATGGTAGCCTGATTGTCGCCGTGGCTGATGACGAGACCCTGCGCCTCTACACGCCGTCAGGAGATCTCATCCGGAGCACTGAAACAGGTGATGATCTGGTCTCGGTTGCCATCAGCCCGGACGGGACCTACATCGCCGGCGGCACGGTGACCGGAAATGTGGTGCTTTTCTCCGATGCGGGAGAGGAGCGCTGGAGCTATGGGCTCTCCCGCCAGCCGGTGACCGCTGTTGCCCTTGCAGATGGTGCCCGGACGATCGCTGCCGTCTCTGCTGACGGTGCGTTCGCCCTGCTCTCACGGGCGGGAGCCCTCCTCTGGTCCGGGTCTGCCCCGCATGCAGGAGGGGTCGCGGTGACGGCGGACGGTGCGACTGCCGCCCTTGCCGATCGGCAGGGTATCCGGTTCATGGAGCGGGACGGCACGCCAGCCGGTCAGATTACCGGTCTGGACGGCTCGGTTGCAGCTGCGATGGATAGCAATGGAAGGATGGTGGCGATGACAGACGGCACCCGTATCAGCGGATTTGTTCCTAAGGTTACAGCCGTGGCAGAAGAAACACCCCTGCCGGAACAGTCACCGGGAGAAGCACAACCCGATATTACGACTGGACAGACTCAGCCGCATGAAGGAGAGGGCCCGGTTCCGACGAGCTCTCCTTTCCCGCTTCTTCCGGCAGGAGTGGCGCTCATTCTTTCGCTCGGTTGTGCCGGCAGAGGTCTCCGGTGTTAA
- a CDS encoding DUF4430 domain-containing protein, translated as MHRTVGICVVLLALIVCATTPAAAISVLSVTQAGAGEPMTVTLDMEGTVVFQYGEGTPVFGHGTIVKFIPPGDGIVTVSATDPVTGAMTAPQSIIITNPTPAPTPTPQPGSGGGGSGSDTPVIAWKTVTLPAGTFNVTADNSGDVSAVSWQCALGTLQAAGVSFKVSDEWDNGLFVTEVDGKPSAGAAGWMYQVNGASPATTADKCTVKANDEVVWYYSESMSQTPQESPKAFFYRVQISSPAPGTSSTPSAGILETGTGLTTGADAASYPLSLPPGSDLRLSEGRMYLTVNVPMATAAGDVIGFSGNMMLITRDDVVLKIRFADFTEKSGVVAGEITDVMVETTPVTVTCANGAGPEVSLLIRLLTVPMDADLDVTVTPLSGISAVPSAFLSAANAALRPEGMAAGGAGWQMDIDKRGLENGVDVGDVTVRITADSAYITEMGGLSALRLIHITDDGTAEVLTLRSAGATADGETMLEAGPAAGLSSFFLISVTDGPASSGTGAGATPVSAEDTASPAATQSGTCLTILSAAVAGILGITGIYRNTKR; from the coding sequence ATGCACCGTACAGTAGGCATCTGTGTGGTCCTCCTTGCCCTCATCGTCTGTGCGACGACACCGGCTGCTGCGATCAGCGTGCTGAGTGTCACCCAGGCAGGGGCAGGCGAACCGATGACGGTCACCCTTGACATGGAAGGGACGGTCGTCTTCCAGTATGGGGAGGGCACACCGGTCTTTGGCCACGGTACAATCGTGAAGTTCATTCCACCGGGAGACGGGATCGTCACCGTCTCGGCAACCGACCCGGTAACGGGCGCGATGACGGCTCCGCAGAGTATCATCATCACCAATCCGACACCTGCCCCGACACCGACTCCGCAGCCGGGCAGCGGTGGGGGCGGCAGCGGTAGTGACACTCCGGTCATTGCCTGGAAGACGGTCACTCTGCCCGCAGGCACCTTTAATGTCACTGCTGACAATTCAGGTGATGTTTCGGCTGTTTCGTGGCAGTGTGCGCTGGGCACCCTGCAGGCAGCCGGTGTCAGCTTTAAGGTAAGCGACGAATGGGACAACGGCCTCTTTGTCACTGAAGTGGACGGGAAACCCTCTGCAGGCGCCGCCGGGTGGATGTATCAGGTGAACGGGGCATCGCCCGCCACCACTGCAGACAAATGCACCGTCAAAGCCAATGATGAAGTGGTGTGGTATTATAGTGAATCGATGAGCCAGACCCCCCAGGAGTCACCAAAGGCATTCTTTTACCGGGTACAGATCAGCAGTCCCGCCCCTGGTACCAGCAGCACCCCGTCTGCCGGGATATTGGAAACCGGTACCGGCCTTACTACCGGGGCAGACGCCGCATCGTATCCGCTCTCCCTTCCGCCGGGTTCTGACCTCCGCCTGAGCGAGGGCCGGATGTATCTGACGGTCAATGTCCCGATGGCCACCGCAGCTGGCGACGTCATTGGTTTTTCCGGGAATATGATGCTCATCACCCGTGACGATGTCGTACTGAAGATTCGCTTTGCGGACTTCACCGAAAAGAGCGGTGTTGTCGCAGGTGAGATCACCGATGTCATGGTCGAGACCACACCGGTCACCGTGACGTGTGCAAACGGGGCTGGTCCTGAGGTTTCGCTCCTGATTAGGCTTCTGACCGTCCCGATGGACGCGGATCTTGATGTGACAGTCACCCCCCTCTCCGGTATCTCTGCCGTACCGTCAGCGTTTCTGAGTGCTGCCAATGCCGCACTCAGGCCTGAGGGCATGGCAGCCGGTGGCGCCGGCTGGCAGATGGACATCGACAAACGGGGGCTTGAAAATGGGGTGGACGTAGGGGATGTGACGGTCCGCATCACTGCAGACTCCGCATATATCACGGAGATGGGGGGTCTGTCTGCCCTCCGTCTCATCCATATCACCGATGACGGCACCGCAGAGGTGCTCACCCTACGGTCTGCAGGTGCCACTGCTGACGGGGAGACGATGCTTGAGGCAGGTCCTGCCGCAGGCCTCTCGTCGTTCTTCCTGATCTCGGTCACCGACGGACCGGCATCCTCCGGCACAGGCGCCGGAGCCACGCCGGTGTCGGCTGAGGATACTGCATCCCCTGCAGCCACGCAGTCCGGCACATGCCTGACGATCCTTAGTGCGGCAGTGGCCGGCATCCTCGGGATAACCGGCATATACCGGAACACAAAAAGATAA
- a CDS encoding CBS domain-containing protein → MKVQDVMTPRPISVTIDTPVSQVSLLMKKNRIGGIPVTENGKPVGIVTETDILSLLTMPEISDDLWLPSPFEIIEIPIRELMNWEKTKEALSDVGSLPISEVMSDDLICTAPDVDIEEAASIMMKEGIARLLVVEGDELVGIVTRADLVRGLGSRYGAVEE, encoded by the coding sequence ATGAAAGTACAAGATGTAATGACCCCACGGCCGATATCGGTCACCATAGATACCCCGGTAAGCCAGGTCTCCCTCCTGATGAAGAAGAACCGTATCGGAGGTATTCCGGTCACAGAAAACGGAAAGCCGGTCGGCATTGTGACAGAGACTGATATTCTCTCCCTTCTCACGATGCCGGAAATCAGCGATGACCTCTGGCTCCCCTCACCCTTTGAGATCATCGAGATCCCGATTCGTGAACTGATGAACTGGGAGAAGACGAAAGAGGCGCTCTCAGACGTCGGCAGTCTGCCGATATCTGAAGTGATGTCGGATGACCTGATCTGCACCGCTCCGGATGTTGATATCGAGGAGGCAGCCAGTATCATGATGAAAGAGGGCATTGCGCGCCTGCTGGTCGTTGAAGGTGATGAACTGGTGGGTATTGTGACCCGGGCAGACCTGGTGCGTGGTCTCGGATCGCGCTACGGTGCGGTGGAGGAGTAA
- a CDS encoding aldehyde dehydrogenase family protein: MQDPEPFLVGGEWRTSPAVLDVTDPYLGRTVASVCLAGREDCNDAIHAAESGFEQMRDLPAYRRSECLIAMADYLEEHADEAAELIISEAGKPRRSAEGEVIRSADTLRVSAEESRRICGEILPLDWTEGGEGRTGYLYRVPVGIVLGITPFNFPLNLACHKLGPALAAGNACILKPASKTPLSSLFLGEAALAAGVPPEAISVVPCLSETAEAMVRDLRISMVSFTGSPEVGWHLQAAARTPRVGLELGGNAAVIVHEDADLAYAAARIVQGAFSYSGQTCISVQRVLVHHAVYEEMRLLICERAASLVTGDPSAPETDVGPMISEFAAMAAEKKIQEAVDAGAVCCTGGIREGAVLHPTVLENTDPAMGVNATELFAPGITLTPYQTWAEAIALAAETPYGLQAGIFTNDLTRIHQAARGIPVGGLIVNDIPTFRMDHMPYGGTKRSGFGREGPRSAIREMTEERLVVINQRVGP; encoded by the coding sequence ATGCAGGATCCGGAACCATTTCTTGTGGGCGGCGAGTGGCGCACCAGCCCTGCCGTTCTGGACGTTACTGACCCGTATCTTGGCCGTACGGTGGCGTCGGTCTGTCTTGCGGGGAGAGAAGACTGCAATGATGCTATTCATGCAGCTGAATCGGGTTTTGAACAGATGCGAGATCTTCCCGCATACCGACGTTCAGAGTGCCTCATCGCCATGGCAGACTATCTGGAGGAGCATGCGGATGAGGCGGCAGAGCTCATCATCTCTGAAGCAGGCAAACCCCGCAGATCGGCTGAAGGTGAGGTGATCCGCTCGGCTGACACCCTTCGTGTATCAGCAGAGGAGTCGCGCCGCATCTGCGGTGAGATTTTGCCCCTGGACTGGACGGAAGGCGGGGAGGGCCGGACCGGATACCTTTACCGGGTGCCGGTGGGCATCGTCCTCGGAATCACTCCCTTCAACTTCCCGCTCAACCTTGCCTGCCACAAACTCGGCCCCGCCCTTGCCGCGGGCAATGCCTGTATCCTGAAGCCGGCCTCAAAGACACCGCTGTCTTCCCTCTTCCTCGGTGAGGCGGCACTGGCAGCAGGTGTACCCCCTGAGGCCATCTCGGTTGTGCCCTGCCTGTCGGAGACCGCAGAGGCGATGGTCCGCGACCTGCGGATTTCGATGGTCTCCTTTACCGGCAGCCCGGAGGTGGGCTGGCACCTGCAGGCGGCGGCACGGACACCCCGTGTCGGGCTTGAACTGGGCGGAAATGCGGCGGTGATCGTGCATGAGGACGCCGACCTCGCCTACGCGGCCGCACGGATTGTGCAGGGTGCCTTCTCGTATAGCGGGCAGACCTGCATCTCGGTCCAGCGTGTCCTTGTCCACCACGCGGTCTATGAGGAGATGCGCCTTTTAATATGCGAGCGTGCGGCAAGCCTCGTCACCGGGGATCCGTCAGCTCCGGAGACCGATGTGGGGCCGATGATCAGCGAGTTTGCAGCGATGGCAGCGGAAAAGAAGATTCAGGAGGCGGTGGACGCCGGAGCGGTCTGCTGCACCGGCGGCATCCGTGAAGGTGCAGTCCTGCATCCGACGGTGCTGGAAAATACTGACCCGGCGATGGGCGTGAATGCGACCGAACTCTTTGCACCCGGCATAACGCTCACCCCCTACCAGACATGGGCAGAAGCCATTGCACTGGCGGCGGAGACGCCGTACGGTCTGCAGGCCGGCATCTTCACGAATGATCTTACCCGCATCCATCAGGCGGCCCGTGGCATCCCGGTGGGGGGGCTCATCGTCAATGATATCCCGACATTCCGGATGGATCATATGCCGTATGGCGGCACGAAACGCTCCGGCTTTGGCCGGGAAGGGCCGCGGTCCGCCATCCGGGAGATGACAGAAGAGCGTCTCGTGGTCATTAATCAGCGGGTCGGGCCCTGA